GCGCCACCGCCACGATCCGGCTGATCGGCACGCTCCGCCACAGCACCGACCTGTAGCCGGCGTGCCCGGCGAGGAACAGCGCCGGACCGCCAAGGACGAAAAGCGCGGTGACCGTGCTGGCCGCCTCCCCCGGCTCGCGCAGCAGCCGCTCGTCGCCGGCAGCGGTGACGATGATGCCGGCGACCATCACCGGGTGCAGGAAGTTGAACGCCACCCGGCTCAACGCTCCGGTGCGCTCACCCGCGCGGGCGACGACCTCCGCCGCCGCCGGAGCTGACCGGGCGAAGTACACCCACCACAGCGCCACCGAACCGGCGAACGCCAGCACGAACGCGCCGGACATCCTCAGGTCCAGGTGCCGCGCGAGTGTGCTCCCGGTGACCAGGATCGACTCGCCCAGGGCGATGAGGATGAACGCCTGACACCGCTCAGCCAGGTGCCCGCCCTCCACCATCCACCGCTCGGCGGGGCTACGGCCCCGACCGGGCACCGGGAACCCGGTCGACAGACCGATCACCTCGATCACGATCGCCGCCGTCCACAGCGCCTCCTGGAAGGCGCCTCCGAACACACTGCCGAGCAGCACGAGCAACGACGTCCCGGCGAACCACGGCAGCGTCTTCTGGAACCCGTCGACCAGCCACGGCTGGCCCTGCACCGCCCACAACGCGAACACTGTGCGCCCCACCTGCAGGGTCAGGTAGACCAGCGCGAAGAGCAGGCCGCCACCGGCGAACGCATCGGGGATCGCCGCCGAGAGCAGCAGGCTGCCCAGCATCAGCGCGATCAGCAGGGCCCGCACCGGCGCCTGGTCCGGGTGCAGCCAGTTCGTCCCCCAGGCGGTGTAGATCCACACGAACCAGACCAGCGCCAGCAGCAGCGCGGTGCGGGCGGCGCCACGCCAGTCCGGGTGTTCGATCAGGTAGTGCGCCAACTGGGTGATGGTGAAGATGAAGACCAGGTCGAAGAAGAGCTCCGTCGAGGTGGTCGGCTCCACCCCCCCGTCGTTCGCGTAGCAACC
Above is a window of Micromonospora coriariae DNA encoding:
- a CDS encoding low temperature requirement protein A, whose product is MEPTTSTELFFDLVFIFTITQLAHYLIEHPDWRGAARTALLLALVWFVWIYTAWGTNWLHPDQAPVRALLIALMLGSLLLSAAIPDAFAGGGLLFALVYLTLQVGRTVFALWAVQGQPWLVDGFQKTLPWFAGTSLLVLLGSVFGGAFQEALWTAAIVIEVIGLSTGFPVPGRGRSPAERWMVEGGHLAERCQAFILIALGESILVTGSTLARHLDLRMSGAFVLAFAGSVALWWVYFARSAPAAAEVVARAGERTGALSRVAFNFLHPVMVAGIIVTAAGDERLLREPGEAASTVTALFVLGGPALFLAGHAGYRSVLWRSVPISRIVAVALLVALVPVCVELEVSLAVCAAAAVVVTVAVILADRRLAAGQSRGPRSPLR